ATTTAGTATCAAAGTGAATGGAGGGTTTAGCTAGGCTGCTCATCCAACATCTAGTGCCAGCCCCATAGCACTGGGGTTCGACAATCATAAACTGTCATTTGACAGCCAAGATGAGGGAACACTTGCTTGGGGACCTTCCTGAGCGTGGGGACCTGTATGACACGGGGTCCTCTAAGGGACCTGGTCTGGCAGGCGAGAATGATGAGGCGGAAGGGGAGAAGTACATCTTTTGCATACATCCTTTGCGCCAGCCGGGGATGTTTTAAGCTTCATTCCTGGGTGCTGTCACAAGATGCCACACAGTAGCTGAAATGTGTTTTGTCTGGCCCTAGGAAATGACACTTCCCTTGCTGCTTCTAAAACCAAAGTTGATCTGGGTGGAATTGCTTGCTAAGCTCTAGTGCTGGCTTGTGGTTATAGGGATTTTTGTTGTGTGTTTCCAGACTGGTGCCCAATTTTTGAATCATGTTTGGTGGCGAGAGATGCCTGGGAGACTGTATCCTTGTATGCTTAACTCATTGTTGGTAATGAGCTACCCAATCAAGTCTTAAGTGGCTGTAAGCTGTGCAGAAAACTAATTGCTGATGGATGGCAGCCTACAGCTTCATTTGCAgatattcattttctaaattctgGCCTTTTAAAATTCTTGGGTTGGCCACAGCCAGAGCATGATAAGCCTCAGGGTCCCGGGGTTGGCAGAACgtttcttcatttgaaacaaatatttatggagctaATGCCAGAATAAAGGCACGTTAATCTTTCCACTGGGCTTAGTGTTCACTTAAATGTCTCCAGTTATGGACATGATGGATAGAGATGAGCAGACACATAAACATAAGTTGTCCCCCTCCCTCCTGgggtccctccttcctcttcttttcaccttccttcctcctgctggGATGCACCCAGCTTTAGCTTTCTGGCCACACCTCTAAATGTAGATGCCATTTGATTCAATGATTTTTTTAGAGCAAAAAATACAAGTTGCAAAATGTATCTTAGATGGTTACATTCTAGTTGCTCTCTTATGTGAGCTCATTTGGCTGATCTTAACATTGAACACACAGAATCTAGCTGCTGTTGAATTTTAGGAAGAAACACTACTACTAATGCCCCGCTGCCTGCGTTAGAGTGAGTTAaggtatttttcctttcatatctGTGATCTAATTTGAGTGGGGATTATTCTGAGTCTGAAGAACAAACAAGTGATTACACATTCTCTAGTTGAATGAAGCTCATTTAAGTCGATCACATCCTTGCACCTTAGTGATCATTCATCCTGTGCAGAATTTCACAATGACTGGTATGAATGTCAGTTTTGACATGAGTCAGTGCGGGCCTTTAGTTCTGGTGGATCTCTTAATTTGATAGAGTCTCAGTTGAGCACATGGAAAGGAGGGAGGATCAAGACAAAGGAGACAGAAATATAAGTGCAGCGGGCTCTTAAATTTTGATGATGAAATGAACATATATACACGAACACAGCAGCCGCCAGCAAGTGTTCAAGTACTTTGTACCAGCCAGATTCTCCCTCTTCTTGAATTTGGCTTTGCTACATCAGTACCCATCTGCTGGTAGTAACCAGACTGATAATTGAAGGCAGGCTTCCAGCACCACGTTGCCAGGGCCATCTGTTTTCTAACGGTGCAGTAGGGTTTTGGAGGATGGGTCTTAACTGTTTCTTTAAGAATTCAAAAATTCCCTTCTCAGAGGAATATTTTTctaagtgtgtttgtgtgcttttAAAGTTCGGCTTATGagtctcccctccccacaccactCCAAGGATGGGGGTTGCGTAGTTCTGTCAGTTTGTCATGATACATGCCAATTCCCAGTGATCCAGAAGGTGCCATATAATGTAGGTTGAAATAATTAACAACTGTAACATCATTGAAGGTTGAACAGCGGGTTGAGGAATATGGATAGaggatttataatatttattatgcaaGTCACATGGTTAATAAGAAGCATTTTTATTCGGCAGACAAATACTACTTTGTTTTAAGACTAAGAAAAATAGGTCTCCCTAGAAAATAGAATGAGGCTGCATGTGTCTGTCTGCTATTCTATGGCACATCGATGCACGGCTCTTCATTTAATCAGGTACCCACCAAAAGACCTGTCTTCACTGGGAAGCCTCAGATTCCTCCCTGTAGAATTGATCCTTCCATGCTCCAGCCTCTCATTTCCCATAGCACACTTCACCTCTCTCGAGCATATAACACATCCTGCCATGTATTAAGTGATGGCCCCCTGGCAGGTACCTGTCCTGAGGGCAGAGACTCTGTCTTAATTTGTAACTGCACCTTTCATAATGCCCATTCCAACATCTTGTACATTGCAAAcgttaataaacatttattaaaggtAATTGACTCATAAAGACATTCCCATATAGCAGTGAAACTTAAGATGGTTTTACAAAAAAAGATCAAAAAtcatcacatgaatttttttggttCGTCAGCACCTCGGAACTTTGCAAAGATATATTTGATTATTTAGGCGTGATGGAAACTTGGAGTGATTGTGTCTTTGGGAGGCTTGTAAAAAGGGTTTTCCTTATATGCGAATGTTTTAACAACCACAGGGACACCCGGAAAGTTCAAAAAGTAAACTTCTTGAAGGAAAAAGATTATCAGTTTTTAGGTTTCGTGCTTCTGACTTCTATTTATAGtatcattttattgaaataaaactgTCTAACTTCATTGCTCGAAGGGCAAGTGTGGTTCCTCTCCTAGTGAGATGCACACATGGTCCCATGAGACAGAAGTCCCACCAAGGCAGAAGTCCTGAGTTGCTTGAGCATCTGTCTGGACAGTAAGACAACTACCTAAACCTGTCTTTTAGGAAATGAAGAGGGAAAACAGCCTCCTCAAGAGTCAGTCTGAGCAAAGGGCCCGAGAAGTCTGCCACCTGGAGGAAGAACTGAAGAAGGCCAAGCAGTGTTTGAGTCAGAGCCAGAATTTTGCAGAAGAAATGAAGGGTGAGTGGCGTTTTAGAGTTCTTCCCCTAGGCTAATGTTCCCTCGAGGGAGGTTGGATGTCATTAGAAActtctttgaatttttccatATCTTCTCCCAGAGAGATGTCAGCAGCTGATGTGGAAAAAGTTTTTGCTTTTCCACTTTTTAGTTTCTAGAGTGAtagttggacttttttttttattggaacacaCTGAGTCCCCAAATGCCTGGTTTTCAGCACTTTGAAACCAAAAGGGTAAATATTTTCCATACAAAAGTAAATTGTTGGTGCTGTCTCATTCCCCAGCATGCTATTTTGTGTCTCAAGTGTGTTTGTTAGTTACATCCAGACGGCTCATCTACTCACCCATTACCGTTTCCCTTATAATGGAAAATTCTATATTAAATGCATGTTTTCCCAGCCCTTAGTGACCGTTGTTTTTGGATGGCTTACTTGACtgaatgattttatttccttacttTCTATGTAGCCACAGAATGAGGCTATGTACACCAAATGATTCCGTTGTTTCACACTTATTTGTATGTGCCATGTGtctttatttagatttattttctccCCTGGGGTGTTTGCACGTCTTGGATTTCTTTTAACCTGAGCGTTCTctgactcttttcttttttaaattctaaccTCCCCATACAGCTTTCAATTTTCCACGGCAGGAAGTAGAAATATCAATCTTCAGGTGTTTTGAAAGAAAACTATAGGGAAAGAAAGAGGGTGTTTTTTTCAGCGTTGGTCACCGTGTCATTGCTTGAGGCTCTGACAAACAAATAGCCCCTGTGGCGCTGTCTCCAGCAGCCATCCACTCTCATTAGGTAGACGGAGATGAGCGGGCTGGAAAGAGGAATTGCTGTCCAGTTGGTATAACACCTGAGTTTATAATACATGCTACCTTTTTCATCTACTGAGATTCTTTAAGACTTCCCATTGTTGAATGAAGGCAGTGTGGTTATTCTCAACTCGGAGGGGCCTGTGGGCAGACGGGAGTTTTTAAGCAGAGAACAGGCAGTGATGGAGTCTATGACATCTTCCTGATGACTCTCATCTTCACAGGCACCACCCTGACTCTGAGGGGCTGGGGTGTGGGCCATTGCTCCTCACTGACATTCCTATGTTCGTCTCCAGAGTTGCTGATATATAGAaccatgtacattttaaaattgaagtatagttggtttacagtgttgtgttagtttcagttgtacagcagagtgattcagttacacacacacacacacacctgatttcaaatgcttttcccttacaggttattacagaataattgagtataattccctgtagCACCATATACTCTTGTACTTAAGCTTGATCCTGTGGATTTTTGGCTAAAATGGCAAAGAAGTTATTAACTTTTCTGAGATATCAGGGATGTTGCATAGTGATGTGGGATATTTCCATTTTAGTGCTGCTCTTGTCACACTTTTCTCTCCTTGAATAGCTATttccaaaaggcaaaaatatgaatatacataAGCATATACAaggtaaaagaataaaagaaagtttCAAGTGCTTAGGAAGATAACCCCTTGGTGTTTTATACAATAGCACTTTGTTATGCTGCTtagaaagaagataaacaaatgtaCTGCCATCCTGAAAAGGACCATTTTCTTTATATGAGCTTAGATAATTATCAGGTGGTTTACTTTCAAGGAGGTATACAGGCAGTAATGCCAATTTTTACATGACttaagctgtttttgtttttgttttttttttagagtttagAATTCTTGTagaataagtatttattaaagccatgacaacttaaaaatatattttttctgttttaatagcTAAGAATACCTCTCAGGAAACCATGTTAAGAGATCTTCAAGAAAAGATAAATCAGCAAGAGAATTCCTTGACTTTAGAGAAACTGAAGCTTGCCTTGGCTGACCTGGAAAAGCAGCGAGATTGTTCTCAAGACCttttgaagaaaagggaacatcaCATTGAACAACTGAACGAAAAGTTAagcaaaacagagagagaatCTGAAGCATTGTTGAGTGCTTTggaattaaagaagaaagaatatgaagaattaaaagaagagaaaactctgTTTTCTCGCTGGAAAAGTGAAAACGAACAACTTTTAAATCAGatggaatcagaaaaagaaagcttGCAGAGTAAAGTTAATCACTTGGAAACTTGTCTTAAGACACAACAAATAAAAAGTCATGAATATAACGAGAGGGTAAGAACTCTggagatggaaagagaaaatcTAAACGTGGAGATCAGGAACCTTCAAAATGTGGTTGACAGCAAAACCGCAGAGGCAGAGACACAGAAACGAGCTTATGGAGAACTGCAACAGAAAGCTGAGTTCTCAGATCAGAAACACGAGAAGGAGATAGAAAATATGTGTTTGAAAATCTCTCACCTCACTGGGCAAGTGGAAGACCTAGAACATAAGCTTCAGTTACTGTCAAGTGAAATCATGGACAAAGACCAGCGTTACCAAGACTTGCATGCTGAATCTGAGAGCCTCAGGGATCTGCTAAAATCCAGAGATTCCTCTGCGATGACAATTGAGCCTCATCAGAGAAGTCGTTTAGCTTTTGAACAGCAGTCTGCACTGAACAATTCCTTTGCAAATATAATCGGAGAGCAAGAAAGTGTGCCTTCAGAAAGGAGCAGATGCCATGTAGCAACAGACCAAAGTCCgaaaagttcatccatgttgcaaaaTAGAGTtgtttctcttgaattttccttAGAGTCGCAAAAGCAGATGAACTCAGATCTGCAGAAGCAGTGTGAAGAGTTGGTGcaaatcaaaggagaaattgaAGAAAACCTCATGAAAGCAGAACAGATGCATCAAAGTTTTGTGGCTGAAACAAGCCAACGCATTAGTAAGTTACAAGAAGACACTTCTGTTCATCAGAATGTTGTTGCTGAAACTTTAGCTGCCCTGGAGAGCAAGGAAAGAGAGTTGCAACTTttgaatgaaaaattagaaactgAGCAGGCAGAGATTGGAGAGTTAAAAAAGAACAACCATTTACTTCAGGAATCTCTAAAGGAGCTACAGTTTTTGTCTGAAACCCTGAgcttggagaaaaaggaactgaaTTCCATCATTTCTCTAAATAAAAAGGACATTGAAGAGTTGACCCAAGAGAATGGGACTCTCAAGGAAATTAATGCCACCTTAACTCAAGAGAAGATGAACTTGCTCCAAAAAACCGAGAGTTTTTCGAACTGTATAGATGAAAGAGACAAAAGCATTTCAGAGTTATCTAATCAGTATAAACAAGAAAGGCTTACTTTACTACAAAGATGTGAAGAAACAGGAAATGCATTTCAGGATCTTAGTGAAAAATATAAAGCGGTTCAGGAAAAGAACTCTAAATTAGAATGCTTGCTGAGTGAGTGCACGGGTGTTTGTGAAGACAGAAAAAATGAATTAGGACAGCTAAAGGAAACATTTGCAAGGGAACACCAAGCATTTGTATCACAGTTAGCATTAGCTGAAGAAAGAAACCAGAATTTAATTGTGGAGTTGGAGACAGTGCAGCAAGCCCTGCAGTCTGAGATTACAGATATCCAAAACAGCTCTAAGAGGGAGACTGATGGTTTAAAGCAAGAAATCATGAATTTAAAGGAAGAACAAAATAAGATGCAACAGGAAGTTAGTGCCTTATTACAAGAGAATGAACACCTGATGGAATTAATGAAGACGAAACATGAGCATCAATGTCTAGAATTGGAACCAATTCAAGActctgagaaagaagagagggagataaATACATGTCACCTTCAACTTCCGATGGATCTTGATGTTAAAGATACTTCTCCAGACACTTGTAATGCACAGCTGGTGCAAGTAGAATCTGAAGTCAGAAACATGGAATTAAAACTTCAGAAGAGTGAGAAGGAAGAGTGTCTACAGTACGAGTTACAAACTAGAGAATTAGAAACTGAAGATTTGCAACAAGATCCTCAGTCACAAGATATTAGTGGCCTTGGAGACTCTGAAATAGAtccagaagaaaaatatatttcagtgcttCAGGAGTTGTCAACAAGTCAGCAGGACAATGCCCACCTGCAGTGCTCTCTACAGACAGCCATGAACAAGCTGAATGAGTTAGAGAAAATGTGTGAAGCCCTGCAGGTTGAAAAGTCTGAACTCATATCTGAGCTGAATGACTCAAGATCAGAATGTATCACAGCAACTAGTAAAATGGCAGAAGAGGTAGGGAAACTAGTAAATGAAGTTGAAACATTAAATGACAAAAATGCACTTCTCCAAGGCGAGTTAGTGGAAGAAACACCAGAAGGTGAATTTGGTGAACAACAAGATGAGCAGACATCTGTGAACTTAAATCCTTTGGATGACAGTAATGTCTATGAGCATTTGACCGTGTCAAACAAAGAGGTTCAAATGCACTTTGCTGAATTACAGGAGAAATTTTCATCTTTACAGAGTGAACACAAAATTTTACACGAACAGCACTGTCTGATGAGCTCTAAGATGTCAGAGCTGCAGTCCTACGTCGACACGTTAAAGGCTGAAAATTCAGTCTTGTCGATGAGTCTGAGAAGCTCTCAAGGTGACTTGGTAAAGGAGGTGCCACCAGGACCTGGGGAGGAGCATTTACTGTCCTTGTCATTTTCTTGTGTGACTGACAGCCCTGGTAAGGCAAGTTTGGGAGAGTCCTCTTTTTACAAAGATCTTCTAGAGCACACAACAGAAACGTCCCTTTTGAATAATCTAGAAGGGACTGTTTCGGCAAACCAGTCCAATGTAGAGGAAGTCTCTTGTAGTAGTCTGGAGGAGGAGAAGCTGACCGAGAAAGAGATCCCCTCTGTCCCACTGAGGAGCACTCGAGAACTTGAGACCCTCTGTCAGACGTACCTCGAGTCCCTCAAGCAGCTGGAAGAGGAAATCGAAAGTCAAGGGATTACGaaaaacaaggagatcaaagagCTCAAGGAGCTACTGAGTTCTTCGAGGGAGGAGCTTGACGACCTCAGGAAGCAGTATTTGTCAGAAAATGAACAGTGGCAGCAGAAGCTGACAGATGTGACAGCGGAGATGGAGTCCAAGTTGGCGGCtgaaaagagacacacagagcacCTTACACTTGAGCTTGAGGTGGCGCGGCTTCAGCTGCAGGGTCTGGACTTAAGCTCTCGGTCTCTGCTTGGCACCGACATAGAAGATGTAAGTACACGGGACTGACGTGCTATTTCTCTAGTCGAGTGCCCAGGAGGCATGCAGTGTTTGTTGAAATCGACAttaaatccaaattaaaatatttttagggtttaaggaaataagagcaaaatataccaaagttttgaaaaaataagCCAGAACTTTAGGAAAGTGTGTCACCTTTATTTAGGGGGTAATTTCTATCAtcatcatctttaaaaattattatattggaCATTACTACAGatgttttttaaagtatcctCAAGAAAATCATGTTACAGAGTCAGAATATCTTCTTGAGGATGtctgtatattttcactttgtGATTTAATAAAACACATTGAATCTCAAACTGGCACTTAGGAATGGTAAGGTGATCAGAATTTTTACCTCTCTTACTCTTTTCAGACTTTTTAATGTTACAGAGTTATAGACATGAAGCTAAATATTAGTGTTTATTTTGTAATTCTGAATACTTTTCTAACACTTTGCTTGGGTACAAATCTATGATTTGATATCAGTTATTCTAAAAGAcacttttttctttgttgaatAAAAAGTGGTTTAGTTACTTATACCTTTGTCTTTTCCAGTCTACCAGCTAAACTAATAATGGTGTACAGTCAATGAGTCTCACTTAATTACCTCCCTCTACCTCTGTAGGGTGGTAGAAGGCACATGGAGAGGTGACAGCAATTGTGATCaaagtccccattttacagataagagaaGGGGAGGTTTAAACATGTGATTTATCCAAGAATATAGGCTGCTTATATTAAGTGATTTAAGTCCTTGACCTGGAAATCTCGTCATGAAGCCTTACTGCCTTCTCTTATTAAAGAGTGTCATAAATGCTGAAGATGGAAGCTGACCATTTAATTTGGAATTTGTTAGCCTCTTATTtgataatcccaaagaaaatttcaaatttgGCTACTTAAAATATTCCTAACAGGaaacaaattttgaaatataactaCATCACAATTTAGATGATCACATAAACTGACCTGAAGGCTTTGTCTTCTTGATAAATACCCAGGACCTTGCACATGGAGAACACTTCCTGAATGTTTGTTTAATTGTGTTGACTATTTGGATGGAGAGATGTGAATCTGGTAGGCAGTATGCCATTTAGCAGAGACAAGTGTCTAGTTTCCAAAAAATAATAAGCCTATTTATTCTGATTCTTCTTGAAAAGTAAGATGCATTCTTATTATATTTTGCAACTACAGGCTATTCTGGGTGGAAACGATAGCTGTGACATAAGAGAATCAGAAGAATATATTTCAGAAACTAAAGAGAGGACCCCAAAGCATGAGATTCACCAGATTTGTGAAAAAGATGTTCAGCAGGACCTCAGTCTAGAGatggagaaaataacaaagaCTGGTGCAACCAAACTTACAGAAGAATGGTCCAGAGAGCAGTCCTCAGAAAGCAGTCATGAGATCCCAGTGGAAGATCCAGCCCAGGGCTGTTCAGGATGCATTTCTGAACTGTCCCTTTCTGGGCCTAATGCTTCAGTGCCTAGGGATTTTCTGGAGAATCAGGTAACCATTCAGAGTCTCGAGCTGAAAGTAAAAGAGACATCAAATGAGAATTTGAGATTACTTCATGGCATAGAGGAGCGTGACCAAAAAGTTGAAAACTTGCTAAATGAAATCAAAGAGTTAGACTCAAAATTCCATTTACTGGAAGTACAATTAACTACCAAGATTGAAGCATGTGTGGCATTGGAAAAAATAGTTGAGgaacttaagaaagaaaaattagatttaaatgaaaaattggaATCCTTTTCTTGTCATAACCAGAGAGAAGAAAGTTCAGGAGGTCTCACTTCCAACTTAGAAATGGTCACAAGCAAATTTCCACATGAAGGTATTGAAGATGATGTAGCCAAGGTGACTGACAACTGGAGAGAGAAATGTCTCCAGGTGGAAAATGAGCTACAGAGGATTCAATCTGAGAAAGATAGCATGGAGCATCATGCCCTCTCTGCTGAAGCCAGCTTAGAGGCAGTTCAAACAGAGAAACTATATTtagaaaaagacaatgaaaataaacaaacagttaTAACCTGTCTTGAGGAAGGACTCTCAGTGGTCACAAGTGAGAGAGATCAGCTTCGTGGAGAGTTAGATACTTTgtcaaaagaaaatcaagagcTAGATCAGATGTCTGAAAAGATGAAGGAGAAAATACGGGAGCTTGAATCTCATCAAAGTGAGTGTCTGCATCTCCAAGAGTGGCTTCAGAGTTTGGAAAAGGACTCACAGGCACTGTCTCTGGTAAGAAGTGAGCTGGAAAACCAAATTGAACAACTGAATAAAGAGAAAGACTCACTTGTATGGGAATCCGAAAGCCTGC
The sequence above is a segment of the Bos mutus isolate GX-2022 chromosome 16, NWIPB_WYAK_1.1, whole genome shotgun sequence genome. Coding sequences within it:
- the CENPF gene encoding centromere protein F, which translates into the protein MSWALEEWKEGLPTRALQKIQELEGQLDKLKKERQQRQFQLETLEAALQKQKQKVENEKTEGANLKRENQSLMEICENLEKTKQKISHELQVKESQVNFQEGQLNSSKKQIEKLEQELKRCKSELERSQQAAQSADVSLNSCLTPQKIFATPLTPSQYYSGSKYEDLKEKYNKEVEERKRLEAEVKALQAKKASQAIPQSTMNHRDIARHQASSSVFSWQQEKTPSRLSSNTLKTPVRRDFSASHFSGEQEVTPSRSTLQIGKTDANSSFCDNSSNSHLLDQLKAQNQELRSKISELELRLQGQEKEMKGQVNKLQELQLQLEKAKVELNEKEKVLNKNRDELVRTTSQYDQASAKCTALEQKLKKLTEDLSCQRQNAESARCSLEQKIKEKEKEFQEELSRQQLSFQTLDQECTQMKARLTQELQQAKNTYNILQAELDKVTSVKQQIEKKLEEFKQNFSKTEQALQASQTKENELRRSSEEMKRENSLLKSQSEQRAREVCHLEEELKKAKQCLSQSQNFAEEMKAKNTSQETMLRDLQEKINQQENSLTLEKLKLALADLEKQRDCSQDLLKKREHHIEQLNEKLSKTERESEALLSALELKKKEYEELKEEKTLFSRWKSENEQLLNQMESEKESLQSKVNHLETCLKTQQIKSHEYNERVRTLEMERENLNVEIRNLQNVVDSKTAEAETQKRAYGELQQKAEFSDQKHEKEIENMCLKISHLTGQVEDLEHKLQLLSSEIMDKDQRYQDLHAESESLRDLLKSRDSSAMTIEPHQRSRLAFEQQSALNNSFANIIGEQESVPSERSRCHVATDQSPKSSSMLQNRVVSLEFSLESQKQMNSDLQKQCEELVQIKGEIEENLMKAEQMHQSFVAETSQRISKLQEDTSVHQNVVAETLAALESKERELQLLNEKLETEQAEIGELKKNNHLLQESLKELQFLSETLSLEKKELNSIISLNKKDIEELTQENGTLKEINATLTQEKMNLLQKTESFSNCIDERDKSISELSNQYKQERLTLLQRCEETGNAFQDLSEKYKAVQEKNSKLECLLSECTGVCEDRKNELGQLKETFAREHQAFVSQLALAEERNQNLIVELETVQQALQSEITDIQNSSKRETDGLKQEIMNLKEEQNKMQQEVSALLQENEHLMELMKTKHEHQCLELEPIQDSEKEEREINTCHLQLPMDLDVKDTSPDTCNAQLVQVESEVRNMELKLQKSEKEECLQYELQTRELETEDLQQDPQSQDISGLGDSEIDPEEKYISVLQELSTSQQDNAHLQCSLQTAMNKLNELEKMCEALQVEKSELISELNDSRSECITATSKMAEEVGKLVNEVETLNDKNALLQGELVEETPEGEFGEQQDEQTSVNLNPLDDSNVYEHLTVSNKEVQMHFAELQEKFSSLQSEHKILHEQHCLMSSKMSELQSYVDTLKAENSVLSMSLRSSQGDLVKEVPPGPGEEHLLSLSFSCVTDSPGKASLGESSFYKDLLEHTTETSLLNNLEGTVSANQSNVEEVSCSSLEEEKLTEKEIPSVPLRSTRELETLCQTYLESLKQLEEEIESQGITKNKEIKELKELLSSSREELDDLRKQYLSENEQWQQKLTDVTAEMESKLAAEKRHTEHLTLELEVARLQLQGLDLSSRSLLGTDIEDAILGGNDSCDIRESEEYISETKERTPKHEIHQICEKDVQQDLSLEMEKITKTGATKLTEEWSREQSSESSHEIPVEDPAQGCSGCISELSLSGPNASVPRDFLENQVTIQSLELKVKETSNENLRLLHGIEERDQKVENLLNEIKELDSKFHLLEVQLTTKIEACVALEKIVEELKKEKLDLNEKLESFSCHNQREESSGGLTSNLEMVTSKFPHEGIEDDVAKVTDNWREKCLQVENELQRIQSEKDSMEHHALSAEASLEAVQTEKLYLEKDNENKQTVITCLEEGLSVVTSERDQLRGELDTLSKENQELDQMSEKMKEKIRELESHQSECLHLQEWLQSLEKDSQALSLVRSELENQIEQLNKEKDSLVWESESLQTKLSESEHEKLAITKALEAALMEKGEVAVRLSSTQEEVHQLRKGIEKLRVRIEADEKKQLHVSEKLKESERRNDSLQDKVETLERELQMAEENQELVILDAENCKAEVETLKTQIELMTERLKDLELDLVTIRSEKENLLKQLQEKQGQASELDTLLSSLKNLLEEKEREKIQTKEEAKSAMEMLQTQLRELTEEVAALCDDQETWKVEEQSLDSPAQEVQQLRNNIEKLKVHLDIDKKKQLQILEKLKESEHQADFLKDTVENLERELKLSGENQEHVTLEAEKSKAEVETLKATVEEMDQNLRGLQLDLVNVRSEKEDLTKELQKEQSRVSELETLNSSFENLLREKEQEKVQMKEESKAAVEMLQTQLKELKLNEKMAALGNDQETWKVKEQSLSSQVDSLEHEKAQLLQDLDDAKSNYMILQSSVNDLIQEVEDGKQKLEKKDEEISILKSQTQDQEQLVSKLSQMEGEQQLWKKQKADLENLMVELEQKIQVLQSKNDALQDTLEALQNSSRNLEKELELTKLEKMSFVEKVNTMTVKETEFQKEIHAVIQKTVALKEEFSGEKNRLTEELNLMLEEVKSSKGQLKELMLENSELKKSLDCVHKDRMEEQGKMRGEIAEYQLRLQEAENKHQALLLDTNKQHEMEIQTYREKLTSKEECLSSQKVEIDLLKSSKEELNNSLKATTEILEELKKTKMENLKHADKLKKENDRAQSKIKLLVKSCKQLEEEKVMLQKELSHLEAAQEKQRADTVVDANVDELITEMKELKETLEEKTKEADEYLDKYCSLLISHEKLEKAKEMLETQVARLSSQQSKLNLRSSPLVNSLAPGPSPVPSATEKKLPSGQNKSSGKRQRSSGIREDGGETTPSTPETFSKKSRKAIRSGTHLAEDAEDAEFEPEGLPEVVKKGFADIPTGKTSPYILRRTTMATRTSPRLAAQKLAASPPSLDKENLTETSKPTAGGSRSQKVKVSQQSPVDSGTAFRDPIGRSLSISNLPERSPAGSPREGLRAKRGRHTPSPESSLESKGSENCRVQ